The following DNA comes from Enterocloster bolteae.
AATTTTCACCGGGGTATTGGTTCCATTCATAATATCCTGCACAAATCCCTCCGGCACCTCCATCACTGCGTACAGTTTTCCTGCTTTCAGCTTATCCAGGCATTCTTCTTTATTCATATATTCAAAATCGCAGATGCTCTTGACGCTTTCCAGCGAACTGACCATGGCCAGTGCCTTCTTCGCCACAGCATCTCCTTCAGGAAGCACTACCCCTACGGTAATCCTCCCTGCCGATGTTTCCCCATACAGCATCCTGGCTGACAAAAGGGCAATCGTACCCGCTAAAAGTAACAGCACGATTGCCCCTGCAAAGATGTGGGGAAGCTTTTTACATGCTCGTTTCAACTCAAGCCTGAGATAAACCAGACGTGCAGACATATCTTCCCATTCCTTTTATCTTATTAATACATGGATACTCCCATCTGGCTGCCTAATCCCATGACGCCAAACAGCATTTCCATCCCTACATTGGTCCAATCCTCTTCCGTGGCAGACAGCACATCCATGGTCTCGCCCTCTAAAGGACTGATTTCGCCTTCCAGCGGCTGATAGTAGTATTCACCGCTGAGAACCACATTCACGGAATCATCCATAATGGATGTCTCCAGAGAATCAATGTTCACATGGACGGATTTTCCCTTTTCCAGCTGGTCCACTGCGCCTTCAGCGGAAATCTTCACAAGCTGTGAGCCATTTCCTCCTACCTCGCCTGACAGGTGGTAGCTTCCGTCCTTGGAATCATATGTACTGGTGTATGTAAAGTTATAGGTCTCATCACCGGGAACAGTCAAATCCAGGGAAAGGTCGCTGGTCAGCACGCTTTTATCGTAGCTTCCCTGCTTCACCATATCAATGCTCACCGTATCCGTGGCATCCTCCAGCGTAATGCTGGCCAGGGCATTCTGAGTCAGATAGGCGCCGCCCTGAAGCTGGCAGCTAAAGGTCAGTGCAATATATCCCTCTTCAGAAACATCTGTATCCTCAACATAGAGATTGGTGGAGCCTTCCACTGCTGCCAGGCGTCCCTTCTTATCCACATAAACCGTCATGTTTACATCAGTCAGCGCCTTGTCCAGATATTCTATCATCTGGTCCACCATTTTCTTTGCCTCCTCGTAGGACTGCTGCTGCATCTCCTCCGCGGACATGGTTCCGGTCCCTGACATGGTTCCGCCCATAAGCTCGCTCATCTTAACGGTGGTCTCCAGCTGACGCATAAAATCTGCTTTCAGGGTCTCGTCCTGAAGGAAGAAATCAGAGGACTGACGAAGGAATTCAATCATGGAATCCTTGCTGACAGTCACATTATATCCCTTGCAGCTTACCTGGGCGCCGTCTATGGTGTAGGTTCCCTTAGCGGCCTTTTCAACTGTCAGGGCAGCCTTGAAATTCTCCTGGGCCTTGCATCCTTCTTTATAACGGTTAATCAGCGCCTCCACGTCAAAGGGCTGTCTGCCTTCTGTCTGTGCTTTTTCAGCCTCGTCCATCAGCTCTGTGAAATAAACAGCCATGCCTTCCACATCCACGCCGTTCTGCTCCAGCAGAGGTCCCACGGTAGGCGAATTCTTAATACGGTCTGCCAGTCCCTCTCCCAGGTCCACGGTAAACACCTTGGCGGACAGCTCCGGAACCGCAAGCATCAGGGTATCATCCCCGTAATATGCGTTCAGATTGGCAAGGTCCATTCCGCTGTAGATAACTCCCATGTTGAAGAAGCTCCTGCCGTTGGTCTTGTCATCCTTTGCCTCAAAGCGCAGGCCGCTTCCTGCATAAGCATTGACTGTCGCATCCGAGCAGCTGTCCATCTTAAGTGTCAGGCCGCCCTGGCTGTCTGCTGTCTTCACTGTCTCAGCAAAGTCTTTCAGGCCGAACAGCTCCTCAGAAGGGTAAACCTGTCCTTCCGGGAATACATTTTCAAAAGCGTCAATGACCACCTGCTTTGGATCCTTTGTGGTCATCTTCACATAGGCCAGCGCTGCAACGGCAATGACAGCGGCAAAGGCGATGACCGCAGCCAATATCTTGATAAACTTCTTATTTGGCTGGGGCTCTTCCGGCACAGTCACTGCTGCCGGAGCCGGTTCCTCTGTTTTTACATTCTCTGCTTCGGCCGCCGGTTCCTCTGCTTTTACTGCCTCTGCTTCGTCCGCCGGTTCCTCTGCTTTTACTGTCTCCGCACCGGATGCCGGTTCTTCCGTCTTTACTGCCTCCGCACCGGATGCCGGTTCTTCCGACTTTACTGCCTCCGCGCCGGACGCCGGTTCCTTGTCTGCCGGCTCCGGGCCGTTGTTTTCCGGTGTCTGATCCTCATGTTCCATCGGAGCCCCGCACTGGGTACAGAATTTCACATCTGCTTCCTGCTCTGCTCCACACTTGGTACATTTCATATTTCTCTCTCCTCCCTTGTAAAAGGATCCTTCCGCTGCCTTAAATGCTGCTGCGGCTGTCCTTTTGTTATGAATCTATCGAAATTGGCTAATCAGCTCTTTTGCCGACAGTCCACATTCGATTTCCCTTAAAACTCCGCCTTTTAGTATGCACATCCTGGTACACAAGGCCAGCTCCGCCAGCTCATGGGACGTCAGTATAACAGCCCCGCCCGAAGCCATATATTCCCTGAGATAATTCCGGATAATTTCCTTACACTCCAAATCCAGGGCAGCCCCCGGCTCATCCATAATAAGAACAGGAGCATGGTTGGACAGGGCGCATGCTATGCTGAGCCGCTTCTTCATCCCGCCGGAAAGCTTTCCCGCTGTACGATCCAGCATGCGGTCCACACCCAGCATGGAAGCTGCTCCGTCCTTTAAATCCGATTCCATCTGCTTTCTGCTTCCCCTGTACCACAATAGCAGGTTGTCCCTTACTGTCAGTTCCTCCATAAGAGGATTCTCCTGGGGCACATAAGCCGCCTCCTCCGCAAATACCCGCGGATGGCCCGACGCCTCCCTGCCATTATATAAGATACTGCCCCGGTCCGCTTTCTGGGCACCTGCCAGAATGGACAAAAGAGTCGTCTTGCCGCAGCCGTTATACCCCACAATGCCCACACATTCTCCCGGAGCCACTGTCAGGTCCGCTCCCGCTAAAATATTCTGTCTGTGATAGGACTTATAAATTCCTGATATCTCCAGCATCGCCGCAATCACTCCCGTAAAAACAATATATGATACAGGACTCAGTGTACCATATATTGGGAGGGAATGCAAAATAATAATTATTAACGATTCCTTAACTATGCCATAATGACAGTAACGTTTTTTCGTTGTTTTCAACGTTATCTGTAATGTTTCAGTACTGTTTTTTTAATGTTTCTGTATCGGGTACGCAGGCAAATTCACAGCTGGCAATATGTGGATTTGGCGGAAAAACCAAATGCAAAATCGGAAAGGAACCTTCTCCCGAATATTTTCCGCCAATCATACAAAAACTACGATGGACAGGAGGTATTACCATGGCAAAAGCAGGAATGAGAAGGCCCAGCCCTTACGACGCTGATAATCACGGAACCGAGAACCACCACAAAATGAACCATCCCAAAAATGAGCAGGCCCAGGTTCCCGAAATCCAGGGGGCTGCCAAAAACGGAAACGCCAAAGCAGGCCCTATCAATGCTCCCAACTGGGCAAGAGATGATTATAAAACAGGAGAGCATTAAAGGTATGGAAAGGCGGGCCTGGCCACATCCGGCGCCCGCCTGTATCAAATCAAAGTTTCATTTTTTGTTCATAGCATCACCCATACGGTTTACAGTCATCCCATTTAACCTAATGCTCCCAGCTCAGCCGCCCTGTACAGCGCCGCCACATGTACGGCCTGCTCTACCCCGCCTTCCCTCAGCAAACGCTTCACTTCCTCCCCCTCCAACTCCACTACCTCCAAGGCCTCTGTCTCATCCAGATTCTGGGGTGCGGCCGGGAATACATTCCTGGCCAGGTAGCACTGGGCATAGCTGGTGCAGTTGCTGGCATTCGGGGCGATTTTGAAGAGGAATTCCAGACTCCCTGCCTTGTATCCGGTTTCTTCCAGCAGTTCTCTGGCAGCACCGTCCTTTGGATCCTCTCCTGCCTCGATGCATCCCGCCGGAAGCTCCAGAAGCACCTTCTCCACACCGTGGCGGTACTGGCGCACCATTATCACCCTGTGCTCCGGCGTTACCGCCACTACCACCGCAAAATCCGGCAGATGATTGACATAAAAGGGGGCAATGACCATGCCGCCCGGCAGCTGGCAGGTGCTGGCGCGCATATCAATCCATGAATCCTTAATTACAGTTGTCTCATCCAGTATTTTCCATGAAAGATTCCTATTCAGTTTCTCATCTTTATTATCCGCCTTCTTCATTGTCTCTCTTTTTCTCCCTTACTTTCCTGCGGTCTGACTTTCCATGAACAGCCTCACTGCCATAACCCGTCCTCCAGAGCCGCCATCATCAGGACCAGATGCAGATTCATAGCTGCTGTCTTATCGTCAATATAGTGGACATCCCGCTCCATCTTCACCCGCCCCGGCAGCAGTTCCATTGCATCAAACAGGTCCTTTGCCGCTTTCCGCGACTGGTATTGTACATATGCATCCTTAATCATTGCCCACAACCTCCTTTGGTTATTATAACGCTTGGAGGATGCTTTTTCCCTTATTTACTGCCGGGAATCCGCCGGGTATACCGCGCTTTCACCGCACTGTTTCCCCGCGGACAGACTGTTTCCCACCATGCCGGCCACAATCACCGCAATTCCGGCCAGTCCCGCCGGCTCCGGAACTCTGTCCTTTAGCAGCAGGATTCCTCCCAGCAGGGTAAATACCACCTCACCGCACTGGGTAGCCTCTATCACTGCCAGATGACGCGGATTCTCTTTTACCAGGTCCGTGGCCTTAAAGAACAGGATCGTTGCAATAACACCTGAAAACAGAGCCACGCACAGGGACTGGAATACCTGTCCGCGGCCTGCCGGCCCAGCTTTTACCCAGGCCCAGCCAGACATGAAAATCCAAAAGGGCATGCTGCACAGTGTCATGCCGTAAACCCGTTCCAGGGTGGTCATGCCTGCCGGACAAAGCGCCATCATTTTGCGGTTTCCCAGGGGATAGGAAAATGCCGCCACCAGTATGGGTGCCAGCGTAAAGAGCACAGTCCTCACCTCCATCCGCTTCAGATGAGGCACCTGCATCATAAATACGCCTGCCAGTACGAGAACAGACCACCCCAGGTTCCGGATTGGTATTCTTTTTCCAAATAACGGCGTCAAAAGCACGCCAGCCACTATGGTCAGCTGCCAGGTAGCCGCTGCCAGCCAGGATTCCCCCAACACGGATCCGAAGGTAAGAGGTGCGTAAAACAGTCCGAAACCCACCGTACTCCATACCAGCCATGAGACAGGCGCCTCTTTTACGGCGCTCCACACCCTGCCCGCCGAGGGGCTCCCTGCCAGCATAATCCACAATATGGGAAATGTAAACAGATACCTGAGGCTGGCCGCCCACATCCAGTATCCTCCGGCCAGATTCATGCTTCTGTTCAGGATAAAGGTAAACGCAAAGAAAAAGGATGCCAGAATCCCGTATATCAGCGCTTTCTTCAACTCATTCTCCTCCCTTTTTTGAAACAGCCGCGAAAAGTCCGTTTCAAAAAAGAGGGCACTGCAGCTTGTCCTGCAATACCCTCTTGTAATCCTATATCAATTCTAAGTTAAGCAATCTTGGACTTAGCCAGTTCAGCTAACTTTGCAAATCCCTCTGCGTCATTGATAGCCATTTCAGACAGAACCTTACGGTTTAAGTCAACCTCAGCTAACTTTAAGCCGTACATGAACTTGCTGTAGGACAGGCCGTTGATACGTGCTGCAGCGTTGATACGTGCAATCCACAGCTGTCTGAACTGTCTCTTTCTCTCTTTTCTGCCTGCATAGGAGCTGGTCAGGGCACGCATTACAGACTGCTTTGCAAT
Coding sequences within:
- a CDS encoding zinc ribbon domain-containing protein — protein: MKCTKCGAEQEADVKFCTQCGAPMEHEDQTPENNGPEPADKEPASGAEAVKSEEPASGAEAVKTEEPASGAETVKAEEPADEAEAVKAEEPAAEAENVKTEEPAPAAVTVPEEPQPNKKFIKILAAVIAFAAVIAVAALAYVKMTTKDPKQVVIDAFENVFPEGQVYPSEELFGLKDFAETVKTADSQGGLTLKMDSCSDATVNAYAGSGLRFEAKDDKTNGRSFFNMGVIYSGMDLANLNAYYGDDTLMLAVPELSAKVFTVDLGEGLADRIKNSPTVGPLLEQNGVDVEGMAVYFTELMDEAEKAQTEGRQPFDVEALINRYKEGCKAQENFKAALTVEKAAKGTYTIDGAQVSCKGYNVTVSKDSMIEFLRQSSDFFLQDETLKADFMRQLETTVKMSELMGGTMSGTGTMSAEEMQQQSYEEAKKMVDQMIEYLDKALTDVNMTVYVDKKGRLAAVEGSTNLYVEDTDVSEEGYIALTFSCQLQGGAYLTQNALASITLEDATDTVSIDMVKQGSYDKSVLTSDLSLDLTVPGDETYNFTYTSTYDSKDGSYHLSGEVGGNGSQLVKISAEGAVDQLEKGKSVHVNIDSLETSIMDDSVNVVLSGEYYYQPLEGEISPLEGETMDVLSATEEDWTNVGMEMLFGVMGLGSQMGVSMY
- a CDS encoding ABC transporter ATP-binding protein; this translates as MLEISGIYKSYHRQNILAGADLTVAPGECVGIVGYNGCGKTTLLSILAGAQKADRGSILYNGREASGHPRVFAEEAAYVPQENPLMEELTVRDNLLLWYRGSRKQMESDLKDGAASMLGVDRMLDRTAGKLSGGMKKRLSIACALSNHAPVLIMDEPGAALDLECKEIIRNYLREYMASGGAVILTSHELAELALCTRMCILKGGVLREIECGLSAKELISQFR
- a CDS encoding NUDIX hydrolase; the encoded protein is MKKADNKDEKLNRNLSWKILDETTVIKDSWIDMRASTCQLPGGMVIAPFYVNHLPDFAVVVAVTPEHRVIMVRQYRHGVEKVLLELPAGCIEAGEDPKDGAARELLEETGYKAGSLEFLFKIAPNASNCTSYAQCYLARNVFPAAPQNLDETEALEVVELEGEEVKRLLREGGVEQAVHVAALYRAAELGALG
- a CDS encoding multidrug resistance efflux transporter family protein — encoded protein: MKKALIYGILASFFFAFTFILNRSMNLAGGYWMWAASLRYLFTFPILWIMLAGSPSAGRVWSAVKEAPVSWLVWSTVGFGLFYAPLTFGSVLGESWLAAATWQLTIVAGVLLTPLFGKRIPIRNLGWSVLVLAGVFMMQVPHLKRMEVRTVLFTLAPILVAAFSYPLGNRKMMALCPAGMTTLERVYGMTLCSMPFWIFMSGWAWVKAGPAGRGQVFQSLCVALFSGVIATILFFKATDLVKENPRHLAVIEATQCGEVVFTLLGGILLLKDRVPEPAGLAGIAVIVAGMVGNSLSAGKQCGESAVYPADSRQ
- the rplT gene encoding 50S ribosomal protein L20 codes for the protein MARIKGGLNAKKKHNRVLKMAKGYRGARSKQYRIAKQSVMRALTSSYAGRKERKRQFRQLWIARINAAARINGLSYSKFMYGLKLAEVDLNRKVLSEMAINDAEGFAKLAELAKSKIA